Below is a genomic region from Candidatus Eremiobacteraceae bacterium.
GCGGATCTCGATGCCTGCGATCTTCGCGATTCGCATGAGCGTTGGATTCGGCGGAACTCCGTCGGAGGCTTTCCGATGTGCGCTGGATGTAGTAGGCCGAGCGAAGCTCGGCAGCCGACCTTCGGTCGGCCTACTACATTTAGGCACCACATTTAGGCCTACTACATTAAGTCGCGATAGTCGGTCGGTGTGGCGGTGGTCACAACGCTGCGGGTAACGAGCGCGTCGCACGTCTCGTCAAATCATCAGGAGGGGGCCGCTCACGCTTCCCTCCGGCCTGACACCCGGCGCTACATAGCCCTTCCCCGCCGGTTGTCGCGGCTCTTCTCCCGAGCCGCGCGCGCGGCCGTCTCTTTCGCCGGAGACGGCCGCCTGTCTTTAGACCCTGACCGGTCTTATTCCATCGACCACTGCCACGAGTTCCATGTCGCCGATTCTGCCGGCGACGGGATGAAGTTGTGGAAGTGCGAGTTGAAAATGTCGATGCGCTGCTCGGCGAACAGTATGACGGTCGGCGCCTGGCTGACGATCTCTTCTTGGATCGCCCAATAGTCGCGCTTGCGCCGTTCTTGATCGAAGTTCGTCAGCGCATCGTGCTCGAGCGCGTCGACCTTCGGATCGCGCCACCAGAGGCTGTTCTGTCCGACCGGTGGGATCTGCGATGACAGGTAGAGCGACGAGTCGTCAGGATCGACGCCGTTGATCCAGCCGAAGTACGCCATCTGGAACTTGTGCGTGTTCAAGATGCCGCCGTTGCCGGCAGCCGCGAAGAAGGTCGCCGACGTGAACCCCTTTTGGGTCACGCTGATGCCCACGGCTTTGAGCTCCTGCGAGAGCAGCGCGCCGATGGCCGGGGCGATCGCCTGGCCCGTGACGTACGAGAACTGCAGCTCGAGCCGCTGGCCGTTCTTCGTGCGGATGCCGTCGGGCCCGACCTTCCACCCCGCTTCGTCGAGCAGCGTGCGGGCCTCCGGCTGGTTCTGCTTCGTCGACGGCAGATTCGGATCGTATGCCCAGCTGAACTTGGGCTGATCGCTGTTCGACGGCAAGTAGACGTCGTGGGCCGCGTCGTGGATCATCCGGCTGCGGTCGATGGCGTCCGCTATCGCGCGGCGCACGCGCACGTCGCTGAGGATCGGGTCGTCGTTGTAGAAGTCGATGTGACCGAAGATGCTGTAGGGCGACACGAGAATCGTATGACCAGGCATATCCTTCAGCTGCGGATAGAGGCCTGGATCGGCACGGAACCACGCGTCCGTTTCGCCCGTCTTCAGCTGCGTCATGATCGTCGTGTTGTCGGATATCCATTTGTAGATGATCTGATGGAGCTTCGGAGCGCCGCGCCAGTAGTTCGGATTCGCGGTCAACGTGATGTGGTCGCCGTGCACCCAGTCGGACACGATGAATGGTCCGGCTCCGACCGGTTTCGCGTTGAACGGCACTTTGTTCATGTCGTCGAACTTGCTCAGGATGTGCGCGGGGAGGATCGGACCGCCGCCCTGGACGCCCATGAAATAGGCGACGATCGGCGCGAAGCGCTCCCTCATGTGGACGACGACGGTGTAGTCGTCCGGCGCGTCGATGCTCACGATCTTGTCGTAGCCCGTCCGCACCTGCACGTTCGACTTCTCGTTCATGATCGCGTGCCACGTGAAGATGATGTCTTTGGCGGTGAGCGGCACGCCGTCTTGCCACTTGACGCCCTTGCGCAGATGGTAGGTGAGCGTCAATCCGTCTTTGCTGATACCGCCGTTCGCCAACGTCGGAACGACGGTCGCGACTTCCGGCACGAACTGCCCGTGGTTGTCGATGTTGTAGAAATACGACCCCCAGAGCAAGCTCAGGTCGATGCTCGTGATGACGGTCGATATGTACGGATTGAGCGTGTCGGGCTCTTCTATGTCGGCGATGCGCAGCGTGCCGGGTATGAAGGCCACGCCGCCTCCGCCCGACGTCGTCGCCGACGGATTGCTCGAGCAGCCCGCGATGAGCGCCGCGATCGCGGCCGCAAGAATGCTACGCATGTGAAGTCTCATATCGACCACTCCCACGAGTTCCAGTTGTTCGACGTCGACGGCGCGGGCACGAAGCCGCGCATGTCCGCCGGCGTCACGGATGCTTGACGTTCGAAGTAGAGCACGATCGTCGCCGCCTGCGACGCGAGTTCGTTCTGGGTGACCGCGTAATAACGCTTTCGCACGGTTCGATCGTACGTCGACAACGCTCCGCGCTCCGCTGCATCGAGCTTGTCATCGCACCAGTACAGGTCGTTCTGCCCCTTCGGCGGGATCTGATCGCACATGTACTCGGCCGAATCGTCCGGATCGGCGCCCGCCGTCCACGAGAACAGCGCCGCGTCGTATTTGCCGGCGAACACGACCCCTCCGGCTCCGAACGGCGCGAGCAGTTGATCGCTCGGGTAGTCCTTGATCGTCGTCTCGATGCCGACGCCGCGCAGCTCCTGCTGCAGCAGCGTCTCGATAGCCTGCGCGGTCGGCGAATCCGACGCCGTCGAAAGCGTGAATGCGAGCGTCTGCCGGCCTTTGCGCAGCGTATTTCCCGGCGCCGTCTCCCAGCCCGCCGAACGCAGGACCGCGCGGGCGCGAGCCGGGTCCGGCTTCGGCTGCTTTCCTTTATCGTACGCCCACGAGAGCGGCGAGATGTCCGCCCATGCGGCGTCGGCGCCTGCACCGGGGACTTTCGCGGCGAGAGCGTCGCGATCGATGGCGAGCGAGATCGCCTTACGGACGCGCGCATCGTCGAGCGTCCGGTTCTCTTGGTTGAGGTCGAGGTGCGTGTACGAAAGCGTGGGCGCGGACTCGACGTGGAATCCGCGGAGGTCCTCCAGCCTGTCGTAGAGCGAGGCCGGCGCTCGCAACCACCCGTCGGCGTTGCCGTCGTTCAGGATCGACACCGCGGCGTCGTTAGAAGGTGCCTCGAAGTATTCGATGCCGTCGAGCTTCGGACGCCCTCGCCAATACGTCGCGTTCGCCACAAGCTCGATGCTCTCGCCGCGCTTCCATCGGACGAGCCGGAAAGGCCCCGTTCCGATCGGATGATCGAACGGCGCGCGCGTGATATCCGAGTACCTCTCGAGCACGTGCGCCGGTAGCACCGGGTAGAGCCCGCTCTCACAGAAGTACGTCGCTATCGCCGGTGCGTAAAGCTTTTTGAGGTGAAAGCGTACCTCGTAGTCGCCGACCGCCTCGACGTTCGTTATGTCATCCCACCCGCTCGGCGACGAGATCGCGTTCTTCGATTTCACTATCGCGTTCGCGGTGAACACGACGTCGCGCGCGGTGAACGGCGTGCCGTCTTGCCATTTCACGCCCTTGCGCAAGTGATACGTCAGCGTCAAGCCGTCCGCGCTGACGCCGCCGTTCTCTCGCGACGGCACTTCCGTCGCGAGATCCGGCACGTAGCGCATCTTGTCGTCGAGCTCGAAGAAATAGCCGTAGACGAGCAGATCGACATCGGTGCCGAGCGCTTGCGACCGCAAGAGCGGATTCAAGCCGTCGATATCCCCGACCGTGACGAGGCGCAGGACATTCGCGGGCGCGGTGGTCGTCGACGACCCGCTGCTTGACGGCGCGCGCGACGAACAGCCCGCGGCAGCCGCCAATGCTGCCGCCAGCAGCGCGAGGAGCGAAAGCTTCAATAGCCCGTCTGTGCGGGAACGGTCACGGTCAGCGTGCCGTTCATGTCGGGGTGGATGAGGCAGTGATAGGTATACGTGCCCGCGACCGATGCGACCCACGACCAGCGGCCGCCGTTCGGCGGTATCGGACCGGAATCGAAGACGCCGGGCTCCGTGACCGTGTGACCGACCGCGTCGTTATTCACCCACGTCACGATCGTACCCATCGGCACTGAGAACTTGCTCGGGTTGAAACTTCGGGAACCGCTGTCAGCCGTGATGAAGACGGTCATCTGGCCGTCGGTGGGTCCGGGGTGCTGCTGGCACGATGCGCAGGCGGCGGCGGTCGCTAGGAGAATCGCCGCGATGGCCGCGCTTCGAATCGTCACGATGCGGCCGAAGAGCTGCATGAAAATGCCTTCTTGTGGGTTGAGTTCATTCCCTCCGCGCGCGGCGCGTGGCGTACGCGGCGTCGTCTGCGTGCTCGTCTTCGCCGGCGCGATGTGCGCGAGCGCACCCTCATCCGCATCGGCGTCACCTGCCGAGATCGTCGTGCGTTATCCCGCGCCAGGTCAGGAGATCGGTGCATTCGACAAGTCGTTCGCGATAGGCAGCGCACCGCCAGGATCCGTCGTCACGGTCAACGGCATTCGCGCGATCACCGCGCCCGATGGCGGATGGAGCGCATTCGTGCCGCTGCATCCGGGCCGCTTCGTTTTCCGCGTCCGTGCGAGCAACGGTACATGGTCGTCAGAAGTCGATCGGTCTGTCGTCGTCGACGACGGAACGATCGCACCGTTCCCATCCACGACGACGATCGTCCAGCCCGGCGAGTCTATCCGGCTCGCGATCAGCGCGCCCGACGGCGCCGACGTCACCGCGGATGGACCAGGTTTCGCGAACGTGACCCTCGAGCCCGATGCGAGCGCCGGCACGCGTGCGTACGTCGCCGACGTGCGCGTCGGCTTGCGGACGGCGGGGCCGGCGCACGTCGTCTATCACATCGCCATCGCGATCGACGGATCGGATGTCGTGTCGGCGGGAACGCTTACGATCGCGTCGAGCCGCGTGGTTTATGTCGGCGAGGTCATCCCGTACTCGCCCGATCCTGAATCGGGCTACCGGCCATATGCGATGCTCTCGCCATCGCTCTACGCCGACACCGACATCGTGGTGCCCGTGCATACGCAGTTGGCTGTGACGGGCCGTTTCGGCAACTACGTTCGCGTCGCGGCCCCTGGCTTGCCGGCTCATTTCGTCGATCGTCGGTCGCTCGTCGCGCTTCCCGACGCGACGTCCGTGCCGGTCGCCGCGATCACGTCGGTCCAGCGATCGGAGGATCTTCGCGCGACGACGATCGTCATGCATTTGCAAGGCGCGCGTCCAGCATTTCGCGTGGTCGAGGAAGACGGCGCGAAAGGACGCATCGACCTTTTCGGCGCCTCACCACGCAGTTTTTCGTTCCGTTTGCCGCAGCACGCTTTTTGGGGCTACACCTCGCGGTGGTCGGGCGACGACCTTATCCTGACATTCCGCAAGCCGCCTCCGTTCGCAGAGCCGCCGCACGCGGCGTTGCGCGGTCTTCGCATCGTCGTCGATCCGGGTCACTCGCCGGACTCCGGAGCGGTCGGGCCGATCGGAACGGTCGAGCGAGACATCAACCTCGACGTGGCGTCTCGCCTCGCCGCGCGGCTGCGGGCGCTTGGCGCGGACGTGACGATGACGCGGACGACGGACGCGCCCGTGATCTTGTACGACCGGCCTGCGCTCGCCGAGCGACTCGATGCGGACGTCCTCATCAGCGTCCATCAGAACGCTCCGCCCGATGGCACCGATCCGTCAAAAGAACACGGCTACTCCGTGTACTACTTCCAGCCCCACAGTCTGGCGCTTGCGGAGTCGATCCACCAAGCGTACCACGACGAGATCGGCATCCCGGATGAAGGACTGCACTCAGGCGATCTCGCGCTCGTGCGTCCATCGGCGATGCCGGCAGTGCTGACGGAGTCGGCGTTCATCACGTGGCCCTGGGAAGAGATGATGTTGCGCGATGCATCGTTCCGCGAGAAGCTCGCGAAAGCGATGGCGGGCGGCATGGAACGCTGGGCCGAACGGATGCGCGACCTCGAATCCCGCAGATAGGCGATGTAGCGGTCGACGTTTACGTCGACCGGAGACGACCTTGCAATCGTCAGACCGCGGCGGTCGAGATGAATCTCGACCGCTCCCATTTTTCCGTCGCTATGAAAGACCGTAGCGGTCGAGCTAAAGCTCGACCGCTACGATTTCGCGCGCGAGGTCGCGGCGGTTATTGGCCGAGCGTGCCTTCCGAGATGAGCAACTGCTGCCAGGCCGTCTTGTAGGTGTAGAGCGCGTTGACTTGATCACCTTCCGCTTTCGCGAGGGCCACCTGCGCGTTGAGCAGCAAGGGCAGCGTCGTCACGCCGGCTTTGTATTGCGCGTTCGTCACGTCGAGGACAGTCCTCGCCTGCGAATACTCGGCGTCTGCCGCAGTCAACCCGGCTTGGGCGGTCTCCACGCCGAGGTACGCTTGCTGGACGTTAAGGCTCACGAGCAGTTGCGTCGTCTTCAGGTTCGCGTTCGCTTGATCGAGCGCGCCTTGCGCTTGCGCCGTCTCGCCTCGGGTCAACCCGCCATCGAAGATCGGCACCGACAACTGCAAACCGATGGACCAGCTGGGGGCGTACACGCCCGAGGTCGTCGACGAAATCGTCGGCGGACCGGAGCCACTGGTGTTCGGCTGGTCCGTCGTCTGTTTGCTCGAGTTGGTGTTCGTCGAACCGCTCCCCGATATGGACGGGAAGAGGCCGAGTCGCGCCGAGCGCAGCGAGGCCGCGGCTCCATTGGCGCTCGATTGCGCGGCAAGTAGGTCTGGCCGGTCGCGATTCGCGATCGCGAGGACGTCTGCGAGGGCCGAAAGAGGCACGGGCGAGGCCGGTTCGTCGGAAATCGTCACCGGGGTCTGCGCCGGCAAGCCCATCGTATCGAGCATGAGAGCGAGCTGCGTCTGCTCTCCGTTGGCGGCCTGCGCCACGGCGAGCTCCGCTTGCGCGACCGGCAGTTGTGCGGTGAGCACGTCGGCCTTCGAGGCGACGCCCGCTTTGAATTGCGCTTGCACGAGCTTTAGCTGCACCTGCGCGAGATTCAAGCTGTCGCGCGCGACTTGCAGCTGATGACGCGCTTGAAGCGCGGCGTAATACGAAGAGGCGACGTTGAATTCGACGGACTGCATCTGCCGTTCGAG
It encodes:
- a CDS encoding peptide ABC transporter substrate-binding protein → MRSILAAAIAALIAGCSSNPSATTSGGGGVAFIPGTLRIADIEEPDTLNPYISTVITSIDLSLLWGSYFYNIDNHGQFVPEVATVVPTLANGGISKDGLTLTYHLRKGVKWQDGVPLTAKDIIFTWHAIMNEKSNVQVRTGYDKIVSIDAPDDYTVVVHMRERFAPIVAYFMGVQGGGPILPAHILSKFDDMNKVPFNAKPVGAGPFIVSDWVHGDHITLTANPNYWRGAPKLHQIIYKWISDNTTIMTQLKTGETDAWFRADPGLYPQLKDMPGHTILVSPYSIFGHIDFYNDDPILSDVRVRRAIADAIDRSRMIHDAAHDVYLPSNSDQPKFSWAYDPNLPSTKQNQPEARTLLDEAGWKVGPDGIRTKNGQRLELQFSYVTGQAIAPAIGALLSQELKAVGISVTQKGFTSATFFAAAGNGGILNTHKFQMAYFGWINGVDPDDSSLYLSSQIPPVGQNSLWWRDPKVDALEHDALTNFDQERRKRDYWAIQEEIVSQAPTVILFAEQRIDIFNSHFHNFIPSPAESATWNSWQWSME
- a CDS encoding peptide ABC transporter substrate-binding protein, whose protein sequence is MKLSLLALLAAALAAAAGCSSRAPSSSGSSTTTAPANVLRLVTVGDIDGLNPLLRSQALGTDVDLLVYGYFFELDDKMRYVPDLATEVPSRENGGVSADGLTLTYHLRKGVKWQDGTPFTARDVVFTANAIVKSKNAISSPSGWDDITNVEAVGDYEVRFHLKKLYAPAIATYFCESGLYPVLPAHVLERYSDITRAPFDHPIGTGPFRLVRWKRGESIELVANATYWRGRPKLDGIEYFEAPSNDAAVSILNDGNADGWLRAPASLYDRLEDLRGFHVESAPTLSYTHLDLNQENRTLDDARVRKAISLAIDRDALAAKVPGAGADAAWADISPLSWAYDKGKQPKPDPARARAVLRSAGWETAPGNTLRKGRQTLAFTLSTASDSPTAQAIETLLQQELRGVGIETTIKDYPSDQLLAPFGAGGVVFAGKYDAALFSWTAGADPDDSAEYMCDQIPPKGQNDLYWCDDKLDAAERGALSTYDRTVRKRYYAVTQNELASQAATIVLYFERQASVTPADMRGFVPAPSTSNNWNSWEWSI
- a CDS encoding cupredoxin domain-containing protein is translated as MQLFGRIVTIRSAAIAAILLATAAACASCQQHPGPTDGQMTVFITADSGSRSFNPSKFSVPMGTIVTWVNNDAVGHTVTEPGVFDSGPIPPNGGRWSWVASVAGTYTYHCLIHPDMNGTLTVTVPAQTGY
- a CDS encoding N-acetylmuramoyl-L-alanine amidase, with amino-acid sequence MSSFPPRAARGVRGVVCVLVFAGAMCASAPSSASASPAEIVVRYPAPGQEIGAFDKSFAIGSAPPGSVVTVNGIRAITAPDGGWSAFVPLHPGRFVFRVRASNGTWSSEVDRSVVVDDGTIAPFPSTTTIVQPGESIRLAISAPDGADVTADGPGFANVTLEPDASAGTRAYVADVRVGLRTAGPAHVVYHIAIAIDGSDVVSAGTLTIASSRVVYVGEVIPYSPDPESGYRPYAMLSPSLYADTDIVVPVHTQLAVTGRFGNYVRVAAPGLPAHFVDRRSLVALPDATSVPVAAITSVQRSEDLRATTIVMHLQGARPAFRVVEEDGAKGRIDLFGASPRSFSFRLPQHAFWGYTSRWSGDDLILTFRKPPPFAEPPHAALRGLRIVVDPGHSPDSGAVGPIGTVERDINLDVASRLAARLRALGADVTMTRTTDAPVILYDRPALAERLDADVLISVHQNAPPDGTDPSKEHGYSVYYFQPHSLALAESIHQAYHDEIGIPDEGLHSGDLALVRPSAMPAVLTESAFITWPWEEMMLRDASFREKLAKAMAGGMERWAERMRDLESRR
- a CDS encoding TolC family protein, translated to MTPRFAAAAAAFLVLTAARAALAAPTPSPSPSSMSAPAMSSTQPSTQIPMSINLSQAETIALASSPVLALARGQLESSLGSVGTARAGELPNISGSASTGRAKSISPPGNFGGFVTQSTTTLTTTKSAALTLRQLLIDGGRIHEAVSAAKFSSDAARYDLERQMQSVEFNVASSYYAALQARHQLQVARDSLNLAQVQLKLVQAQFKAGVASKADVLTAQLPVAQAELAVAQAANGEQTQLALMLDTMGLPAQTPVTISDEPASPVPLSALADVLAIANRDRPDLLAAQSSANGAAASLRSARLGLFPSISGSGSTNTNSSKQTTDQPNTSGSGPPTISSTTSGVYAPSWSIGLQLSVPIFDGGLTRGETAQAQGALDQANANLKTTQLLVSLNVQQAYLGVETAQAGLTAADAEYSQARTVLDVTNAQYKAGVTTLPLLLNAQVALAKAEGDQVNALYTYKTAWQQLLISEGTLGQ